ACGTGCAGCGTGATCTTATGGCGCCTGAAAAGAAGGCGGAGTTCGTAAGGCAGTTTGTGGGGATGGAGTTGATGTACCGCGCGGCCATAAGAGAAGGTTTTGATGATGACCCGGAGATAGCAGAGCAAATTCAGCAGTATCACCGGGACCTTCTGATCAATAAGTATGTAATCGACAAAGTGATGCCATCGGTGAAGATTGACAGTATGGATGTGCGCAATTTCTATCAGGCGAATAAGGATGGCCGATACCGGGGCTCGCCGTATGATTCGGTAAAGGCGCAGGTCTTCCTCGATTATCAGGGACAAAAGACGCAACAGGCGTTCTCGGATTATGTTGCGAAACTGGCCGAAGCAGAGAAGGTGCAGTTTATCGAGGAAAACATAAAATAGAGCGATTATGGCAAGACGATTCACATATATGCTCCCAACTCTGATAGTGCTGGTGTTGTCCGCGATGGTGTCGGCGCAGCAGGCAGATCAGCAGCCGGCGGATACCGTTGGTTCGATGGCCGGCGTATCGATAACGACATCGGTGGATAGGGCAGAGGTCTATATTGGGGATTTGATTACCTACAAGGTGACCATTCAGTATGATTCGACGCTGGAGCTTGTGCCGCCGCCGCTCGGGGCGAATCTGGGAGCGTTTGATGTTAAGGATTATCAGTCGGATATTCTGACGCGTCTCGATGACGGCCGGTTTCAGAGCGAGAATATATTTGTCCTGAGCACGTTCACGACCGGTGACTATGTGATTCCGCCGATTCCGGCGGTGTTCAATCTGCCGGATGGTAGCAGGAAGGTGCTGTTGTCGGATGTGGTGCCGATAAAGGTTTTGTCGCTCCTGGGCGACGCGAACGATTCGACTGATATAAAACCCCTCAAAGCACAGTATGAGTTTAAGCGTGACCTGATCAAATACTATATCTATGGCGGGTTGGGACTGCTGGTTTTGTTGGTAGCAGGTCTATTGATTTGGCTTAAGCTGCGAAAGAAGAAAGTAGCGGCCGAGTCGGTGGATCTTCGTCCTGCGTGGGAGATAGCCTTTGAGAAGCTGGCGATGTTAAAGCAAAAGAACCTCTCCGCCGAGGGACGGTTCAAGCAGTTCTATATCGAATTGACGGAAATAATCAGATCTTATTATGAGAAGATGTATGGCATCAATGTAATGGATATGACCACGGGTGAGTTTTTGACGGCGTTTCGGGGTCTGGAGTTGCCGTCTGGACATTTCGAGCGCACGGAGAAGTTTTTTGCTCATGCCGACCTGGTGAAGTTCGCCAAGTATGTACCGGAGCTGCAGCGGACGGAAAAGGATTTCGAAGAGGTGCATCAGGCGATTGAGACAGTCCGGGTGGAATATGAGCGCAGACTCACCGCTCAGGTAAGTATCAACGGGAAGGCGCGTCAGGCAACAGAGGTGACGTCATGATTCTGGAGTTTGCCGGTCTGAGCCTCAGTGTCTTTGATGTGATAGACACGACCATCCCGGCTATCGCCATATTTATCATCGGCGGTTTAGTAGTCGCGGCCATGGTTTACCACCATTTCAGACGGAAGCGGTTCAAGTCGGCGACGATAAAGTATTCGGACGTGAGGATTGTAAAGAGGGCGGCACGGTCGAGTCGTCAACGGTACCGGTTTCTTTTGAGTGTTTTTCGTGTTCTGGCGGTGATTTTGTTCGTGATCGCCTTCGCTCGTCCGCGATCGGGAACGGAGTACCAGGAGATAACTTCGGAGGGCGTGGATATCATGATGGCGCTCGACGTGTCTTCATCGATGCAGGCCGAGGATTTCAAGCCCAATAATCGATTGTATGTGGCCAAAGAGGAGATGAAGAAATTCATCAACCGTCGCGTGAATGACCGTATTGGTCTGGTTGTGTTTGCTCGTTATTCGTTTACGCAGTGTCCGTTAACGACTGATTACGGGGTGCTGTTGAATTTCGTCGATCAGGTTGATTTCGGTTTGGTTGAGGACGGTACGGCGATAGGCATGGCAATCGCGAACGCGGTGAACCGTTTGAGGGAATCGGAGTCGAAGTCGAAGATTATCGTTCTGCTTACCGATGGTGACAACAACGCCGGGGAGATTGATCCGCTTACGGCGGCCAATCTGGCCGAGGCCATGGGTATAAAGATATATACGATTGGAGCGGGTAAGCCGGGCAATGCCATGTATCCTTATCAGGATCCGGTATTCGGAAAGAGATATATCTACCAGCCGACGAAAATCGATGAAAAGACGTTGAAAGAGATTGCCGACAGGACGGGGGGGAAGTACTTCCGGGCCAGGTCGGGTGAGGAGCTGGAGGAAATTTACGGGATTATCGATAACATGGAAAAAACCGAGGTCAAGGTTGCGGCGCATATACAATACAAAGAGTTGTTCCATTACTTTGCCTACGCCGGACTGATACTTCTGGTCCTCGAGATGATTCTGGCCAATACGTTTTTCAGGAAGCTGCCATAGGGGTGATTTAGATGCGATTCGCGGAGCCGATAAATTTTCTTTTGATAGGCGTGGTGATACTCATCGCAGTATTCGTATTCTGGGCGATCGCGCGCAAGAAAAGGCTGCTTCGGCAGTTTGGTGACCTTCCTCTGATAATGAAGAACGCTCCATACATATCATTTGCCCGTCAGCGGACAAAGGCGTTATTGCTTCTGGTGGGGTTGGTGTTTGTGTCGCTGGCTCTGGCGCGCCTGCAGTTCGGTACGCATCTGGAGGTATTAAAGCGCGAGGGTATCGACATCGTGGTGGCCCTTGATGTATCGAACTCCATGCTCGCCCGCGATATGAAGCCAGACCGCTTGACCAAGGCCAAACAGGAGATAAACGGCATTATAGAGAGGCTCAAGGGGGATCGTGTCGGGTTGGTGGCTTTTGCCGGGCAGGCTTTTGTGCAGTGCCCGTTGACGCTGGATTATTCGGCGGCGCGTTTTCTTCTGGGGGCAATGGACCAGACATCGGTATCCCTTCAGGGGACATCGTTGACAACCGCGATAGAAACCTCGGCGAAGATGTTTGACCAGCAGCAGCGCAAGCACAAGGTTCTTTTGCTGTTGACCGATGGTGAGGATCATGAGCCGGGAGCGATACAGGCCGCGGAAAATGCCCGCAAAGAGGGTATAAAGATATACACCGTAGGAATTGGCGGCGCCGCGGGGGAACCTATACCGGTGATTGACCGTAATGGTAAACAGGTCGGGTTCAAAAAGGATGAAAACGGCGAAGTGGTCGTGACAAAGCTCGATGAGGATATCCTCAGGAAGATCTCGCTGGCGACCGGCGGCGATTACTACCATGCCACGGCCGGTGAGATGGAGCTTGACCGCATCTTTGATGAGATATATAAGATGGAAAAGAAGGAACTCGAGGGTACGCTGGTGACCCGGTATGACGACCGTTTTCAGTGGCCGCTTTTAATTGCCTTGTTTTTTATTGTCGGGGAGTTTTTCTTTTCCGAGCGTAAGAAAGTGAAAAGGAATTCGGTTGATGCTTAGAGCGGTACTGATATTGGCTTTGCTGTTGCCCCCGGCGGGTGTTTTCGCGGCGGATTATGTCGATCTGGTTAAGCAGGGCAACGAAGCATATAGAAAGCAGGATTACAAACAGGCGCTTGAGTATTACCACAGCGCGGAAACGGATTTGCCGGAGTCGCCGCAGTTGGAATACAATATCGCCGGCGCTTTGTATCAGCAGGGCAACTACGAGGAAACCGTTGAGCGTTACACCAGGGCCCTTAACGCCAGCGATTCGGCGCTGGAAGAGCAGGCTCATTATAATCTGGGTAATACCTATTTTCGCATGGCAGATTACGAAAAGGCCATTTCGGCATACCAGGAAGCGCTCACTCTGAACCCTGAGGATGTTGACGCGAAGTTCAATCTTGAGCTGGCGCGAAAGCGCCTGAAAGAGCAGATTAAGCCCGAGCAGCAGCAACAACAGGACGAGCAGCAACAACAGAAGCAGCAGGACCAGCAGCAACAGCAAGATCAGCAAAACCAGGATGAGCAGCAACAGCAGCAGGATCAACAGCAGCAGGATCAGCAGGAAAGCAAACCTGAAGAGCAACAGCAAAAGCAGGATTCCCAGCAGGACACGGAGATGTCGCGCGAGGATGCGGAGCGAATATTGAACGCTCTGCGCGATGACGAACAGGACCTTCAAAAGAAGATCAAGCGGGAAGATAGTGCCCGGGATTACCAGGGTAAGGACTGGTAGAAAGAGAACGATGAGAGCGGATCTGTTGAGATATATAGGATTGGCCGCCGCGGTGTTGACGGTACTCTTCACCGGCGCCGGTGTATCGGCTCAGGATATATCGGTCAGTGTTGCGCTGGACCGTGATAGTATCGGTCTGGATGAGCAGGCGGTTCTTCAGGTGGAGGTTTCGGGTAGCGTGCAGAATCTCCCGGATCCTCAGATGCCGACACTGTCGATGTTTGAGATTTATTCTCAGGGACGTTCGAGCAGTATTTCAATCGTTAATGGGCAGGTGAGTTCATCGGTTACGTATCGGTACGTGATGATTCCCACGAAGGCCGGGACTTTTCCGATAGATCGAATAGCAGTGGTGTATCAGAACAAACGATACAAAGGCAATCCGGTAGAGTTGACTGTTCTGGATAAGGGAGTAGCTACTTCTCCTCAGCTCAGCGAACAGGCCCAGGACACCAGCGGCACGACGAAGGATTATTTCCTTGAGGCGGTGGTAGACAATCGCAACCCGTATGTCAACCAGCAGGTGACTCTCACGCTAAAGTTCTATATCGCCGTTCAATACTACGGCAGCCCGGAGTTGACAGAGCCTACGACGACCGGTTTCTGGACCGAGGTGCTCGGTAACAAGGCGCCTTACTATCAGAGAATAAATGGGCGCAACTATCGGGTGATTGAGCGCAAGTACGCCCTGTTTCCCACTCAGACGGGGGAGTTGACGATAGGCAGGGCGATGATAACGACCACGGTTCCATCGAAGAGCCGCGCCCACAGGGATCCATTCGATGTATTCGGTGATGTGTTCGGTCGCGGGGAAGAGGTGGTGCTGCGGAGCAAGCCGATAATCATTGATGTTAAGCCGCTGCCGACTCTCGGGCGTCCCGATGATTTTAGCGGGACGATCGGTGATTTCAGTATTACCGCCACGGCGAGCAAGTCGGAGGTTGAAGTAAATCAGCCGGTGTCGGTTACGATCAAGATCAGCGGGACGGGGAATATAAAATCGGTGGCGCAGCCTGAAATTGGTGAGCTAATCGATTTCCGGGTGAGGCATGCTTCGAGCAGCGAGAACATATCCAAGGTCAATGACAGAATTGGCGGCACAAAAATTTACGAAGAGGTTTTTATTCCTAATCGACCCGGGGATCTTGAAATACCGCCGATATCGTTCAACTATTTCGATCCACAGCTCGGCAAGTATGAGTCTCTATCTACGAGACCGATCAGGCTGAAGGTGACCAAGCCCGAAGGTTACGTAGCATCGCCGGAGGTGCCCTATGCGCCGCCCGGTCACACTATCGGCAGCGAGGCGCGGGATATTCGTTTTATCAAGACTGATATCGGGGATTTGAGTTCGACGGGGAAGATGGTGATTGCCACGCCGGTCTTCGTAGTGGTCAACGGTTTGCCTGTTCTGGCATTCCTTGGGATCCTCGTCTGGCGAATTCGTCGCGAAAAGATGGCCGGGGATATCGGTTATGCCAGGTCCCGGGCGGCCTCGAAAGCGGCCCGCAAGCGTCTGGCGAAAGCACGGTCTCTGGCACAAACTGACACGGTGGGACAATTCTATGCCGAGATATACACGGCGCTGATATCGTACGTGGCTGACAAGCTGAATATTTCACCACATGGTTTGACCAGTGAGAAAGTCAGTCAGTTGTTATCTGACCGGGGCGCTGGTGAAGAGTTGATAGGGCAATTCGTAGAAATCATGGGGAAGTGTGATTTTGCCAGATACGCGCCATCTTCGATAACAGACCAGGATATTCAGGCCACACTCAGCCAGGCCGAGGCGGTTATGGTAGCGCTTGGGGGGGTGCGTTTTGAGCGGTAAAAGGCTTATTCTTTGCGCCCTGATTCTATTCGGTATGGCCGGTCAGGTGATTGGGGCCGGGGATATCGATGATGAGTTCAAGATGGCCAGCGGCTTTTATGAGAAGAAGGATTACCAGAGCGCTATCCGCTTATATGAAAGTATTCTCAGTCAGGGTAAGGAGTCGGACGCGATCTATTTTAATCTTGGCAATGCCTATTTTAAGACTGGTGACCTTGGACACGCCATATTGAATTACCTCAAGGCGAAACGCCTGAATCCCGGCGATGAGGATATAAGACATAACCTTGAGTTCGCCCGGCGGTATTCGAGAGTCCAGATGGAGGGAGTGGAGTTGAACCCCGTTAACTCATTTTTCAGTTCGCTGGTTGACAATTACGGGTTTGGGACACTGGTCTGGCTATCATCGGCGTTCTTTGTTTTGTTAATGCTGGTTTTGATAGTCCGGTACGGTATAGGAATTAACAGCTTGTTGGTGCGGGTTGCCATCGCTGTGCTTCTGATTTTTCTGATGGTGTCGGCCGGTCTGACCAGCTTCAAGTACCGTGAGGATTATGCTACTTCCCGGGCCGTAATTGTCGCCGAGGAAAGCCCGGTTTATACGGGTCCATCGGAGCAGTCCGGTATTGAACTTGAGGGCGCTCCGGGATTGATTGTCGAGATACTCGATGAGAGTGGCGGGTATTATGACGTGCTGTTCGAGAACAAGCGGCGCGGATGGATCCAAAAAGAATTAGTTGCTGTATTGTAACGATTTAGCCCACCGGACCATCTTTTATTTAATTGACACCCTTCCGGCAAACATCTATCTTTTAGGCCAATTACAGTAGCGTTTATCTGCCAAGGTTTTATGATTTTTAAGAAGAAACAGTTCTGGGGCATCATCATAGCGATTGCATTTCTGGGCTACTGTCTGTGGGGCGTGCGGCTGGAAGAAATAAAGGCATTGTCTGAGAAGCTCGATTTGGCCTTTTTGGTTCCCGCGATTCTGTGTACGTTCGCTTTTATCATAACGAAGGCGTTGCGGTGGCGGCTGATGGTGGCGCAGCAGAAAGAGATTCCCCGGGGCCGGGCGATTACGCTGTATTCAGCCGGTCAGATGCTGAATATCGTTATGCCGGCCTTGACCGGGCAGGTGGGACGTCTGTTTCTTTTCGCCCGCAGTGAGGGGTTGCGCAAGACCTTCGTTTTTTCCACCATAGTGCTCGAGATACTCTTTGACGCCATCAGTCTGATATTGGTTCTGGTGGTAACCTCGCTGGCGTTTGTGCTCCCCGACAAGTATCGTCCGGCGGGATATATCATCTCAGCCATAGTGGTTGTCGTTCTTATTCTGTTGTATTTGATCCTGCACTATCAGCAGTCGTTGGAAAACATGGGGCGCGACAAGCTCAG
The sequence above is a segment of the Candidatus Zixiibacteriota bacterium genome. Coding sequences within it:
- a CDS encoding VWA domain-containing protein translates to MILEFAGLSLSVFDVIDTTIPAIAIFIIGGLVVAAMVYHHFRRKRFKSATIKYSDVRIVKRAARSSRQRYRFLLSVFRVLAVILFVIAFARPRSGTEYQEITSEGVDIMMALDVSSSMQAEDFKPNNRLYVAKEEMKKFINRRVNDRIGLVVFARYSFTQCPLTTDYGVLLNFVDQVDFGLVEDGTAIGMAIANAVNRLRESESKSKIIVLLTDGDNNAGEIDPLTAANLAEAMGIKIYTIGAGKPGNAMYPYQDPVFGKRYIYQPTKIDEKTLKEIADRTGGKYFRARSGEELEEIYGIIDNMEKTEVKVAAHIQYKELFHYFAYAGLILLVLEMILANTFFRKLP
- a CDS encoding VWA domain-containing protein, with amino-acid sequence MRFAEPINFLLIGVVILIAVFVFWAIARKKRLLRQFGDLPLIMKNAPYISFARQRTKALLLLVGLVFVSLALARLQFGTHLEVLKREGIDIVVALDVSNSMLARDMKPDRLTKAKQEINGIIERLKGDRVGLVAFAGQAFVQCPLTLDYSAARFLLGAMDQTSVSLQGTSLTTAIETSAKMFDQQQRKHKVLLLLTDGEDHEPGAIQAAENARKEGIKIYTVGIGGAAGEPIPVIDRNGKQVGFKKDENGEVVVTKLDEDILRKISLATGGDYYHATAGEMELDRIFDEIYKMEKKELEGTLVTRYDDRFQWPLLIALFFIVGEFFFSERKKVKRNSVDA
- a CDS encoding tetratricopeptide repeat protein → MLRAVLILALLLPPAGVFAADYVDLVKQGNEAYRKQDYKQALEYYHSAETDLPESPQLEYNIAGALYQQGNYEETVERYTRALNASDSALEEQAHYNLGNTYFRMADYEKAISAYQEALTLNPEDVDAKFNLELARKRLKEQIKPEQQQQQDEQQQQKQQDQQQQQDQQNQDEQQQQQDQQQQDQQESKPEEQQQKQDSQQDTEMSREDAERILNALRDDEQDLQKKIKREDSARDYQGKDW
- a CDS encoding BatD family protein; translated protein: MRADLLRYIGLAAAVLTVLFTGAGVSAQDISVSVALDRDSIGLDEQAVLQVEVSGSVQNLPDPQMPTLSMFEIYSQGRSSSISIVNGQVSSSVTYRYVMIPTKAGTFPIDRIAVVYQNKRYKGNPVELTVLDKGVATSPQLSEQAQDTSGTTKDYFLEAVVDNRNPYVNQQVTLTLKFYIAVQYYGSPELTEPTTTGFWTEVLGNKAPYYQRINGRNYRVIERKYALFPTQTGELTIGRAMITTTVPSKSRAHRDPFDVFGDVFGRGEEVVLRSKPIIIDVKPLPTLGRPDDFSGTIGDFSITATASKSEVEVNQPVSVTIKISGTGNIKSVAQPEIGELIDFRVRHASSSENISKVNDRIGGTKIYEEVFIPNRPGDLEIPPISFNYFDPQLGKYESLSTRPIRLKVTKPEGYVASPEVPYAPPGHTIGSEARDIRFIKTDIGDLSSTGKMVIATPVFVVVNGLPVLAFLGILVWRIRREKMAGDIGYARSRAASKAARKRLAKARSLAQTDTVGQFYAEIYTALISYVADKLNISPHGLTSEKVSQLLSDRGAGEELIGQFVEIMGKCDFARYAPSSITDQDIQATLSQAEAVMVALGGVRFER
- a CDS encoding tetratricopeptide repeat protein gives rise to the protein MSGKRLILCALILFGMAGQVIGAGDIDDEFKMASGFYEKKDYQSAIRLYESILSQGKESDAIYFNLGNAYFKTGDLGHAILNYLKAKRLNPGDEDIRHNLEFARRYSRVQMEGVELNPVNSFFSSLVDNYGFGTLVWLSSAFFVLLMLVLIVRYGIGINSLLVRVAIAVLLIFLMVSAGLTSFKYREDYATSRAVIVAEESPVYTGPSEQSGIELEGAPGLIVEILDESGGYYDVLFENKRRGWIQKELVAVL
- a CDS encoding lysylphosphatidylglycerol synthase transmembrane domain-containing protein encodes the protein MIFKKKQFWGIIIAIAFLGYCLWGVRLEEIKALSEKLDLAFLVPAILCTFAFIITKALRWRLMVAQQKEIPRGRAITLYSAGQMLNIVMPALTGQVGRLFLFARSEGLRKTFVFSTIVLEILFDAISLILVLVVTSLAFVLPDKYRPAGYIISAIVVVVLILLYLILHYQQSLENMGRDKLRDRWPGAYIGMKKFIRSFTQGINLLRSSQHFLGSLAYSLGSWITHTLVVYFLLRSFGFDLPEAALTVMIINTLALMIPITPGNAGTFEFAVSTSLAAFPEVGRSDAVLFALALHLLDLLPISALGFIFLRSEKVSIQKLKSEHEHQDIFDKVSEEGTLVEDEETV